The Streptomyces nitrosporeus genome includes a window with the following:
- a CDS encoding MerR family transcriptional regulator: protein MPPPPPDGLRSIGELAEHAGVTVKTVRFYSDRGLLPEAVRSAGGHRRYGPGAAGRLRLIRSLRALGLPLPEVARVLDEEREAGPALEDAVAGRLRVLGSQRKALNWQEAALRLVQESPPGERAGRLRLVGALGAPPGTDPLVRFWRAWLPPRMPAGATAAFLEAAVPEPPDDPAPAQVLAFARLNALVQQPCTGGERPQPQIHGAVGARGSVLLYAGLAEAYGLAGACLRRGDAPRPGQELDCFVAAYAGAYGRRDTPDFRRVLTGQLATDPRIDRYWQWTAEVITPAGAPREPTPGTAYDWLLAALGAETAAAA, encoded by the coding sequence CGACGGCCTGCGCAGTATCGGTGAACTCGCCGAGCACGCGGGCGTCACCGTCAAGACCGTGCGCTTCTACTCCGACCGCGGACTGCTCCCCGAAGCCGTGCGCAGCGCCGGCGGCCACCGGCGGTACGGCCCCGGGGCGGCCGGCCGGCTCCGGCTGATCCGCTCCCTGCGCGCCCTCGGCCTGCCGCTGCCCGAGGTGGCCCGCGTCCTCGACGAGGAGCGGGAGGCGGGCCCCGCCCTGGAGGACGCCGTCGCCGGCCGGCTGCGCGTGCTCGGCTCCCAGCGCAAGGCGCTGAACTGGCAGGAAGCGGCGCTGCGGCTGGTGCAGGAGTCCCCGCCCGGCGAGCGGGCCGGCCGGCTGCGCCTCGTGGGCGCCCTCGGCGCCCCGCCGGGCACGGACCCGCTGGTCCGCTTCTGGCGCGCCTGGCTCCCGCCCCGGATGCCGGCCGGGGCGACCGCCGCGTTCCTGGAAGCGGCCGTCCCCGAGCCGCCTGACGACCCGGCCCCCGCCCAGGTCCTCGCCTTCGCCCGGCTGAACGCCCTGGTACAGCAGCCCTGTACGGGCGGGGAGCGGCCCCAGCCGCAGATCCACGGGGCCGTCGGCGCCCGTGGCTCGGTCCTGCTGTACGCGGGCCTGGCCGAGGCGTACGGCCTGGCGGGCGCGTGCCTGCGCCGGGGCGACGCGCCCCGGCCGGGGCAGGAACTGGACTGCTTCGTGGCCGCCTACGCCGGGGCGTACGGCCGCCGGGACACCCCGGACTTCCGGCGCGTGCTCACGGGGCAGCTCGCCACCGACCCCCGTATCGACCGGTACTGGCAGTGGACGGCCGAGGTGATCACCCCGGCCGGCGCGCCTCGGGAGCCGACCCCCGGCACCGCGTACGACTGGCTCCTCGCCGCGCTCGGCGCGGAGACGGCCGCAGCGGCCTGA
- a CDS encoding protein kinase domain-containing protein translates to MKPLNATDPQRIGPYALAGRLGSGGMGEVYLGRSAGGRTVAVKVVRPDLAQDPPFRERFKREVVAARRVSGAFTAPVVDADVDAEIPWMATAFVVGLSLQSVVAAHGPLPEDTLRMLTAGLAEALLSVHGAKVIHRDLKPANVLLALDGPHMIDFGIARATDGTALTSTGAVIGSAPYMSPEQAVGQHLSAASDVFSLGSTIAFAAGGAGPFGDGVAAAVLFRVVHTEPDLSYVPPRLRPLIERCLAKDPSARPTPRDVIAYAERSERPDGGGAGVRPTTGWLPGPVAADVLALRAVLTSLPEPAPTIPLPDGADAPAGRAPDGTTEVLPHTPAEPLPGGTGGADGPGRRRLLLGLAGGALAAATGGGVWALIRKDSDKDPSGGASGKGSGSTPRPDGKEVPEAGLAWQLDLPAACGQVLSANGVVACVSLSQVFGVDGGGERIWTVEAQDHDLAFASTGTMPRVVAGVDGGRLHVGGTAVPTLSGTEVRDGGAAVLGVRMSDGGQPAVAALTETGSLGVASFCGVRDGRAHLFTMAGQDGKGGGVWALDLASRRTAWFHPGETETLFSAVPRPGESMLYSGRSRVVGLDGEGKTVWKKEITATLAAAGRYAFLHGTGGDLTAVEPGTGREAWKTEGAVGASARGGGVASDTGGAVVFVLLRDGDDGFALAALDSATGEAKWRKPVPAGAAKAGARLLHSDGNVYLMGADCVVWALDASKGAFRWKYSGWKGKDPMDLAWDAGDGRLCLSAPRTRTVATLYANGA, encoded by the coding sequence ATGAAGCCACTCAACGCCACCGATCCGCAGCGCATCGGGCCCTACGCGCTGGCCGGGCGGCTGGGTTCGGGCGGGATGGGCGAGGTGTACCTCGGGCGGTCGGCCGGCGGCCGCACCGTGGCGGTGAAGGTCGTACGGCCCGATCTGGCCCAGGACCCGCCGTTCCGGGAGAGGTTCAAGCGCGAGGTCGTCGCGGCACGGCGGGTGTCGGGGGCGTTCACCGCGCCGGTGGTGGACGCCGACGTGGACGCCGAGATCCCCTGGATGGCGACGGCGTTCGTGGTGGGGCTGTCCCTCCAGAGCGTGGTCGCCGCCCACGGGCCGCTCCCCGAGGACACCTTGCGGATGCTGACGGCGGGTCTCGCCGAGGCGCTGCTGTCGGTGCACGGGGCGAAGGTGATCCACCGGGACCTCAAACCGGCCAACGTCCTGCTCGCGCTCGACGGCCCGCACATGATCGACTTCGGGATCGCGCGGGCCACCGACGGTACGGCTCTCACCTCGACGGGCGCGGTGATCGGCTCGGCGCCGTACATGTCCCCCGAGCAGGCCGTGGGGCAGCATCTCTCCGCGGCGAGCGACGTGTTCTCGCTCGGCTCGACCATCGCGTTCGCGGCGGGCGGGGCCGGGCCCTTCGGGGACGGGGTCGCCGCGGCGGTCCTGTTCCGCGTCGTCCACACCGAACCCGACCTGTCGTACGTCCCGCCCCGGCTGCGCCCGCTGATCGAGCGCTGCCTGGCCAAGGACCCCAGCGCCCGCCCCACCCCGCGGGACGTGATCGCTTACGCCGAACGGTCGGAGCGCCCGGACGGGGGCGGCGCCGGGGTCCGCCCCACCACGGGATGGCTGCCCGGACCCGTCGCGGCGGACGTGCTCGCGCTCCGGGCCGTCCTCACCTCGCTGCCGGAGCCCGCGCCGACCATCCCCCTCCCGGACGGGGCGGACGCCCCGGCGGGCAGGGCGCCGGACGGGACCACCGAAGTACTGCCGCACACCCCGGCGGAACCCCTCCCCGGCGGAACGGGCGGAGCTGACGGGCCCGGCCGCCGCAGACTGCTCCTCGGGCTGGCCGGCGGTGCCCTGGCGGCTGCCACGGGCGGCGGTGTGTGGGCCCTGATCCGTAAGGACTCGGACAAGGACCCCTCCGGCGGGGCGTCCGGCAAGGGCTCGGGGAGCACCCCGCGGCCGGACGGGAAGGAGGTCCCCGAGGCGGGACTCGCCTGGCAGCTGGACCTCCCCGCGGCCTGCGGGCAGGTCCTCTCCGCGAACGGCGTCGTCGCCTGTGTGTCCCTGAGCCAGGTCTTCGGTGTCGACGGCGGGGGCGAACGCATCTGGACGGTCGAGGCCCAGGACCACGATCTCGCGTTCGCGTCCACCGGGACCATGCCCCGTGTCGTCGCCGGAGTGGACGGCGGCCGGCTCCACGTGGGCGGGACGGCCGTGCCGACGCTGTCGGGCACGGAGGTGAGGGACGGCGGGGCGGCCGTACTCGGCGTCCGGATGTCCGACGGCGGACAGCCCGCGGTCGCCGCGCTGACGGAGACCGGCTCCCTGGGGGTGGCGTCCTTCTGCGGGGTGCGTGACGGCCGGGCCCACCTGTTCACGATGGCGGGCCAGGACGGCAAGGGCGGCGGGGTGTGGGCACTGGACCTCGCCTCCCGGCGGACGGCCTGGTTCCACCCCGGCGAGACGGAGACGCTCTTCTCGGCGGTGCCCCGCCCGGGCGAGAGCATGCTGTACTCCGGGCGGAGCCGGGTGGTCGGCCTGGACGGTGAGGGGAAGACCGTCTGGAAGAAGGAGATCACGGCCACCCTCGCCGCCGCGGGACGGTACGCCTTCCTCCACGGCACCGGGGGAGACCTGACCGCGGTGGAACCGGGGACGGGGCGGGAGGCGTGGAAGACGGAGGGCGCCGTCGGAGCGTCCGCGCGGGGCGGAGGTGTCGCCTCGGACACCGGGGGAGCCGTCGTGTTCGTGCTGCTGCGTGACGGGGACGACGGCTTCGCCCTGGCGGCCCTGGACTCCGCGACCGGCGAGGCGAAATGGCGGAAGCCGGTTCCGGCCGGCGCCGCGAAGGCCGGCGCCCGGCTCCTCCACTCCGACGGGAACGTCTACCTGATGGGAGCGGACTGCGTGGTGTGGGCCCTCGACGCGTCGAAGGGCGCCTTCCGCTGGAAGTACAGCGGCTGGAAGGGGAAGGACCCGATGGACCTGGCCTGGGACGCCGGCGACGGTCGGCTCTGCCTGTCCGCTCCGCGTACCCGTACCGTCGCCACGCTGTACGCGAACGGGGCCTGA
- a CDS encoding protein kinase domain-containing protein: MAAPDPLTPSDPPRIGPYTLLGRLGAGGMGAVYLGRSPGGRTVAVKLVRPDLGQDAVFRARFRAEVTAARAVSDAFTAPVVDADTEGPVLWMATAFVPGVSLGQAVRLAGPLQLYALGALAAGVAEALASIHAAGLTHRDLKPGNIMLALDGPHVIDFGIARAADGTALTETGMILGTPAYMSPEQATAGETGPASDVFSLGATLAFAARGSGVFDGGRAVDVLKRVVREEPDLSAVPEALRLLVAACLAKNPADRPTPRQIVGFVQRMAAPRPQGAWLPPALIAAIEEAAAVMAPSVTATPPPPATAPPVPSPPPYAPRTGGPEQLTLLQPTGPTRPLPPAGPSRRTLLIGAAGGAVALAGGGTALGLWLAGDGEPARTTSTDGAKPSGHPLTDPERSLDTGVTAKPRWTKEVAEPLVQIAGEDGTVVAFGAKHVWAFDAEGTPLWGPVGNITDPVGGGAPGLIAAVGDGMAYTVARDGEDKMTRTFRALSLADGSVAWKARLAQDSVTGLTVPGMLDGTVYLNADAASTIRRTGDPKKPVEIIGGPAVWAVDTKKRAFSWGMIVEDTDTKYPKGDLFVPSFGSRLLWATSDTDGTARKILGLDTGAKGRTDWEQRAPGGGGTTTDLLLQGAFGPWRDGQHSSAGGLFLHISDILYAIDPANGQTVWRSPKVAFKAVVADPDGRTVYAAANQGLGIVVYALDAADGKARWAGTLREGVSGVPVLQCADDTVYLCSGGRLWALGTEDGKARWTYELTTSLTTGAQTALHAEGGQVYAMNPGGLVALAAGG; the protein is encoded by the coding sequence ATGGCCGCACCGGACCCGCTGACCCCGTCGGACCCGCCACGGATCGGCCCCTACACCCTCCTGGGACGGCTGGGCGCGGGCGGCATGGGGGCCGTGTACCTCGGACGCTCGCCCGGCGGCCGTACCGTCGCCGTGAAGCTGGTACGGCCCGACCTCGGGCAGGACGCGGTGTTCCGGGCCCGGTTCCGGGCGGAGGTGACGGCGGCACGCGCCGTGTCGGACGCGTTCACCGCCCCGGTCGTCGACGCGGACACCGAGGGGCCGGTGCTGTGGATGGCGACGGCGTTCGTACCGGGCGTCTCGCTGGGCCAGGCGGTCCGGCTGGCCGGGCCCCTCCAGCTGTACGCCCTGGGCGCGCTCGCGGCAGGCGTAGCGGAGGCGCTCGCCTCCATCCACGCGGCCGGACTGACCCACCGGGACCTCAAACCGGGCAACATCATGCTGGCCCTGGACGGCCCGCACGTCATCGACTTCGGGATCGCGCGGGCGGCCGACGGCACGGCGCTGACCGAGACGGGCATGATCCTGGGCACGCCCGCCTACATGTCCCCGGAACAGGCGACCGCCGGGGAGACCGGCCCGGCGAGCGACGTCTTCTCCCTCGGCGCCACCCTCGCGTTCGCGGCGCGCGGCTCGGGCGTGTTCGACGGGGGCAGGGCCGTGGACGTCCTGAAGCGGGTGGTGCGGGAGGAGCCCGACCTGTCTGCCGTCCCCGAGGCGTTACGGCTGCTGGTCGCCGCGTGCCTGGCGAAGAACCCGGCGGACCGGCCGACGCCCCGGCAGATCGTCGGGTTCGTCCAGCGGATGGCGGCCCCCAGGCCCCAGGGCGCCTGGCTGCCGCCGGCCCTGATCGCGGCGATCGAGGAGGCGGCCGCCGTGATGGCGCCCTCGGTGACCGCGACACCGCCCCCGCCCGCCACCGCCCCGCCGGTCCCCTCACCACCGCCCTACGCCCCCCGCACCGGCGGACCGGAACAGCTGACGCTCCTTCAGCCGACCGGCCCGACCCGGCCCCTGCCGCCCGCCGGCCCCAGCCGCCGCACCCTGCTGATCGGGGCGGCGGGCGGCGCCGTCGCACTCGCGGGCGGAGGCACGGCGCTGGGGCTGTGGCTCGCGGGTGACGGCGAGCCCGCCCGGACGACCTCCACCGACGGCGCGAAACCTTCGGGGCACCCCCTCACCGACCCCGAGCGCTCCCTCGACACCGGCGTCACCGCGAAACCGCGGTGGACGAAGGAGGTGGCGGAACCGCTGGTGCAGATCGCGGGGGAGGACGGCACGGTGGTCGCGTTCGGCGCGAAACACGTGTGGGCCTTCGACGCGGAGGGCACCCCGCTCTGGGGCCCGGTCGGCAACATCACCGACCCGGTGGGCGGGGGTGCGCCGGGCCTGATCGCGGCGGTCGGCGACGGCATGGCGTACACGGTGGCGCGTGACGGGGAGGACAAGATGACCCGTACCTTCCGCGCGCTCAGCCTGGCCGACGGATCCGTGGCCTGGAAGGCGCGGCTGGCACAGGACTCCGTCACGGGGCTCACCGTCCCCGGCATGCTCGACGGCACGGTCTACCTGAACGCCGACGCGGCCTCCACGATCAGGCGGACCGGCGACCCGAAGAAACCCGTCGAGATCATCGGCGGACCGGCCGTCTGGGCCGTGGACACGAAGAAGCGCGCGTTCAGCTGGGGAATGATCGTGGAGGACACGGACACCAAGTACCCCAAGGGAGACCTGTTCGTCCCGTCCTTTGGCAGCCGGCTGCTGTGGGCCACCTCCGACACGGACGGCACCGCCCGCAAGATCCTCGGCCTCGACACCGGCGCGAAGGGGAGGACCGACTGGGAACAGCGCGCCCCCGGCGGCGGCGGTACGACGACCGATCTCCTCCTCCAGGGGGCCTTCGGCCCGTGGCGGGACGGCCAGCACTCCTCGGCGGGCGGCCTCTTCCTCCACATCAGCGACATCCTCTACGCCATCGACCCGGCCAACGGCCAGACCGTGTGGCGTTCCCCCAAGGTCGCCTTCAAGGCGGTGGTGGCGGACCCGGACGGCAGGACGGTCTACGCCGCGGCCAACCAGGGCCTCGGGATCGTCGTTTACGCCCTGGACGCCGCGGACGGCAAGGCCCGCTGGGCGGGAACCCTCCGGGAAGGGGTGTCAGGGGTACCCGTACTCCAGTGCGCGGACGACACGGTCTACCTGTGCTCGGGCGGCCGTCTCTGGGCCCTCGGCACCGAGGACGGCAAGGCCCGCTGGACGTACGAACTGACCACGTCCCTGACGACCGGCGCCCAGACGGCGCTCCACGCCGAGGGCGGACAGGTGTACGCCATGAATCCCGGAGGACTGGTGGCGCTCGCGGCCGGGGGCTGA
- a CDS encoding MFS transporter encodes MWRDADFRRLWAGQTASQLGEHATLVILPLFAVLTLDAGAGRLGVLRAVGQAPVLLLSLFVGAWVDRWRARTVMVLTDAGRALALGAAAVAGLLGLLGLPALFLVAFAVGALSVFFDVAYQASLVRLVARDQLVRGNSALEGSRSAAQTGGPALGGALVSLLSAPVAAASGALLFALSFLSIRRIGRSEPVPERSERPPRMTRRIHEGLRFVAGDASLRAVCLASAAFQFFFAATMTVYLLFLPRELHLSGTAVGLALAATGPGALLGSVLAARLPGRFGHGAVLMAAAALGDGAFLCVPALHASSAVTVPVLLAAGFVFGAGGQLVNVTVMAVRQAVTPDGMQARAAATVTFVGMGLAPLGSLLGGFLAEEWGLRTGLLVTAACMLLSPVVMALSPLARLGRVLPALPGHAGPCSP; translated from the coding sequence TTGTGGCGGGACGCCGACTTCCGCAGGCTCTGGGCGGGCCAGACCGCCTCCCAGCTCGGCGAGCACGCGACTCTGGTGATCCTGCCGCTCTTCGCCGTCCTGACGCTCGACGCCGGGGCCGGCCGGCTGGGCGTCCTCCGCGCGGTGGGGCAGGCGCCGGTTCTGCTGCTCTCGCTCTTCGTCGGCGCGTGGGTGGACAGGTGGCGGGCCCGCACGGTGATGGTCCTCACGGACGCCGGCCGGGCCCTGGCGCTGGGCGCCGCGGCCGTGGCCGGCCTGCTCGGTCTGCTCGGCCTGCCCGCCCTGTTCCTGGTCGCCTTCGCCGTCGGGGCCCTGTCCGTCTTCTTCGACGTGGCGTACCAGGCTTCCCTCGTACGGCTGGTGGCACGCGATCAGCTGGTGCGGGGCAACAGCGCGCTGGAGGGCAGCCGGTCCGCGGCGCAGACCGGCGGTCCCGCCCTCGGCGGTGCGCTGGTGTCCCTGCTGTCGGCGCCGGTCGCCGCCGCCTCCGGCGCACTGCTCTTCGCCCTGTCGTTCCTGTCGATCCGGCGGATCGGCCGCAGCGAGCCGGTACCGGAGCGCTCGGAGCGCCCCCCTCGCATGACGCGGCGGATTCACGAGGGCCTCCGTTTCGTCGCCGGCGACGCCTCGCTGCGGGCCGTCTGCCTGGCCTCGGCCGCCTTCCAGTTCTTCTTCGCGGCCACGATGACCGTCTACCTGCTCTTCCTGCCGCGGGAACTCCACCTGTCGGGCACCGCCGTCGGGCTGGCGCTCGCGGCGACGGGGCCGGGTGCGCTCCTGGGCTCGGTGCTGGCCGCCCGCCTGCCGGGCCGGTTCGGCCACGGTGCGGTACTCATGGCCGCGGCGGCGCTCGGCGACGGCGCGTTCCTGTGCGTACCGGCGCTGCACGCCTCCTCGGCGGTGACGGTTCCCGTGCTCCTGGCGGCCGGTTTCGTGTTCGGGGCGGGTGGCCAGCTGGTGAACGTGACGGTCATGGCGGTCCGTCAGGCGGTCACCCCGGACGGGATGCAGGCCCGTGCGGCGGCGACGGTCACGTTCGTCGGCATGGGGCTGGCCCCGCTCGGCTCTCTGCTCGGCGGATTCCTCGCGGAGGAGTGGGGGCTGCGCACCGGCCTCCTGGTGACGGCCGCGTGCATGCTGCTGTCCCCCGTGGTGATGGCCCTGTCCCCGCTCGCCCGCCTGGGACGGGTGCTGCCCGCGCTGCCGGGCCACGCCGGCCCGTGCTCCCCCTGA
- a CDS encoding DUF6083 domain-containing protein → MGDFENIWPCPDRPDDGFACPEGTRHALREGAVAPRPPAPPECPFCDLLQDRYPTHYAGHWILLEPGLLLAAHTVPPMLRWIITPDGRAMNLWEAEPFPGTRCRIPHRVACPALPAEDHWRSLTERREHNLLRVQRLFELPDGPPERFRGPHGPEEGLPETG, encoded by the coding sequence ATGGGGGACTTCGAGAACATCTGGCCCTGCCCGGACCGGCCCGACGACGGCTTCGCCTGCCCCGAGGGCACCAGGCACGCCCTGCGGGAGGGGGCTGTCGCCCCACGCCCTCCCGCACCGCCCGAGTGTCCGTTCTGCGACCTGCTCCAGGACCGGTACCCCACGCACTACGCGGGGCACTGGATCCTGCTCGAACCCGGCCTGCTGCTCGCCGCCCACACCGTTCCCCCGATGCTGAGGTGGATCATCACCCCTGACGGCAGGGCGATGAACCTGTGGGAGGCGGAGCCGTTCCCCGGCACCCGGTGCCGGATCCCCCACCGGGTCGCCTGTCCTGCACTGCCCGCCGAGGACCACTGGCGCAGCCTCACCGAACGGCGGGAGCACAACCTCCTCCGGGTCCAGCGCCTGTTCGAGCTGCCGGACGGCCCTCCGGAGCGGTTTCGGGGCCCGCACGGGCCGGAGGAGGGGCTGCCGGAGACCGGGTGA
- a CDS encoding siderophore-interacting protein: MTIHRAVVARVQQLTAAMTRVTLHGEGVAGFVSTGTGDEYVRLFFPHGPDRTDVSLPRPAGKGRWEVVEGRPVAPVRTYTVRAVRPEAGEIDIDFVLHEGGIASGWAAGARPGDVLGLNDPTALYNPPPALSWQVLIADHTGLPALARLLENTEPDVMTRVVVEVPDATCVQPLPGPPDLKVTWSYGGNGHGPSRLADLVTGAVPAGTDVTGGYIWVAGQTNALREVRRYLRKELGLPAERYKAVGYWIPQSDTWAERYQALPDSVRSELEALWDSPAGESEDRTIRYETRLSALGL, translated from the coding sequence ATGACGATCCACCGAGCCGTTGTCGCCCGCGTCCAGCAGCTCACCGCGGCCATGACCCGGGTGACCCTCCACGGGGAGGGTGTCGCCGGCTTCGTCTCCACCGGGACCGGCGACGAGTACGTCAGGCTCTTCTTCCCGCACGGCCCCGACCGCACCGACGTCTCCCTGCCCAGGCCGGCCGGCAAGGGCCGCTGGGAAGTCGTGGAGGGGCGGCCCGTCGCCCCGGTGCGCACGTACACCGTCAGGGCGGTACGGCCGGAGGCCGGTGAGATCGACATCGACTTCGTGCTGCACGAGGGCGGGATCGCCTCCGGCTGGGCCGCCGGGGCCCGCCCCGGCGACGTACTCGGGCTCAACGATCCCACCGCGCTCTACAACCCGCCGCCGGCGCTCTCCTGGCAGGTGCTGATAGCCGACCACACCGGCCTGCCGGCCCTGGCCCGCCTGCTGGAGAACACCGAGCCCGACGTCATGACCCGGGTCGTCGTCGAGGTCCCCGATGCCACGTGCGTGCAGCCGCTGCCCGGCCCGCCCGACCTCAAGGTCACCTGGAGCTACGGTGGCAACGGCCACGGACCGAGCCGCCTGGCCGATCTGGTGACCGGTGCGGTACCGGCCGGCACCGACGTGACCGGCGGCTACATCTGGGTGGCGGGACAGACCAACGCCCTGCGCGAGGTGCGGCGTTACCTCCGCAAGGAACTCGGTCTGCCCGCGGAACGCTACAAGGCGGTCGGCTACTGGATCCCGCAGTCCGACACCTGGGCCGAGCGCTACCAGGCGCTTCCCGACTCGGTGCGCTCCGAGCTGGAAGCGCTCTGGGACAGCCCGGCCGGCGAGTCCGAGGACCGGACCATCCGCTACGAGACACGGCTCAGCGCCCTAGGGCTCTGA
- a CDS encoding bile acid:sodium symporter family protein has product MQNEQITPDQPGSDDKAARRAVTVFPVLVLAAGAAGLLAPGTFAGWGGSVPYLLGVVMFCMGLTMTPLDFKGVAQRPWAVAIGLVAHYVIMPGLGWVIAHALGLPPQLAAGVILVGCAPSGTASNVVTFLARGDVALSVSVATVSTVLAPLITPPLTLLLAGTYLPVDAGSMVEDILKTVLLPVVGGLVVRLVAGRAVDRILGFMPWLSSLAIAAIVCAVVAGSAGTIKSAAFTVLVAVVLHNGLGLALGYGAGKLTRLGGPASRAMAFEVGMQNSGLAASLATAHFSPLAALPAAVFSVWHNISGALVAAWMAHRARREDQACAARAAGGPAAGAAGAGQP; this is encoded by the coding sequence GTGCAGAACGAACAGATAACCCCTGATCAGCCGGGCTCCGACGACAAAGCGGCACGGCGCGCCGTGACGGTGTTCCCCGTCCTCGTACTCGCGGCGGGTGCGGCCGGTCTTCTCGCACCGGGGACCTTTGCGGGCTGGGGCGGGTCGGTGCCGTACCTGCTGGGCGTCGTCATGTTCTGCATGGGCCTGACGATGACTCCGCTGGACTTCAAGGGCGTGGCCCAGCGGCCGTGGGCCGTGGCGATCGGCCTGGTCGCGCACTATGTGATCATGCCGGGTCTGGGCTGGGTCATCGCCCACGCGCTCGGCCTGCCGCCGCAGCTGGCCGCCGGCGTGATCCTGGTCGGCTGCGCGCCGAGCGGTACCGCTTCGAACGTGGTGACGTTCCTGGCGCGCGGCGACGTGGCCCTGTCGGTCTCGGTCGCCACCGTCTCCACGGTGCTCGCCCCGCTGATCACTCCGCCGCTGACGCTGCTGCTGGCCGGCACCTACCTTCCGGTGGACGCCGGTTCCATGGTGGAGGACATCCTCAAGACGGTGCTCCTCCCGGTGGTCGGCGGCCTCGTGGTGCGGCTCGTGGCGGGCAGGGCCGTCGACCGTATCCTCGGGTTCATGCCGTGGCTGTCGTCGCTGGCGATCGCGGCCATCGTGTGTGCCGTCGTGGCCGGCAGCGCCGGAACGATCAAGTCGGCCGCGTTCACCGTGCTGGTCGCCGTCGTGCTGCACAACGGCCTCGGCCTGGCCCTCGGTTACGGCGCCGGAAAGCTCACCCGGCTGGGCGGACCGGCGTCTCGCGCGATGGCCTTCGAGGTCGGGATGCAGAACTCGGGGCTCGCCGCCTCGCTGGCCACCGCCCACTTCAGCCCGCTGGCCGCGCTGCCCGCGGCCGTCTTCTCCGTATGGCACAACATCTCGGGCGCCCTGGTCGCGGCCTGGATGGCGCACCGCGCCCGCCGCGAGGACCAGGCGTGTGCCGCGCGGGCGGCGGGCGGCCCGGCCGCGGGGGCCGCGGGGGCCGGGCAGCCCTGA
- a CDS encoding VOC family protein: protein MVHVLSSRILLRPRDPDASREFYGGALGLEVYREFGTGPERGTVYFLGGGFLEVSGRAEETATPTLRLWMQVADCAAAHGELAARGVPVLRPPVREPWGLIEMWIADPDGHRIVLTEVPADHPLRYRP, encoded by the coding sequence ATGGTTCACGTACTGAGCAGCCGGATCCTCCTGCGGCCCCGGGACCCCGACGCCTCACGGGAGTTCTACGGAGGGGCCCTGGGGCTGGAGGTGTACCGGGAGTTCGGCACCGGCCCGGAGCGCGGGACGGTCTACTTCCTCGGGGGCGGCTTCCTTGAGGTGTCGGGGCGCGCGGAGGAGACCGCGACGCCGACGCTGCGGCTCTGGATGCAGGTCGCCGACTGCGCGGCGGCCCACGGGGAACTGGCGGCCCGCGGGGTGCCGGTGCTGCGTCCGCCGGTGCGGGAGCCGTGGGGGCTGATCGAGATGTGGATCGCCGATCCGGACGGGCACCGCATCGTGCTCACCGAGGTGCCCGCCGATCACCCGTTGCGCTACCGGCCCTGA
- a CDS encoding ferredoxin encodes MRAVSWTTGVDRELCMGSGMCAGIAPELYRLDGEDRAEPLAERIPEDERALDAADSCPASAISVRAGRRLIGPRP; translated from the coding sequence GTGAGGGCGGTGTCCTGGACGACCGGGGTGGACCGGGAGCTGTGCATGGGGTCCGGTATGTGTGCCGGGATCGCGCCCGAGCTGTACCGGCTGGACGGCGAGGACCGGGCGGAACCGCTCGCGGAGCGCATTCCCGAGGACGAACGGGCGCTGGACGCGGCGGATTCCTGCCCGGCGTCGGCGATCTCGGTCCGTGCCGGGCGGCGGCTGATCGGGCCGCGCCCCTGA